The Astyanax mexicanus isolate ESR-SI-001 chromosome 4, AstMex3_surface, whole genome shotgun sequence genome segment AATGAACAAGGTCTTTTGGAGGTGTGCTGTTCTTTCATTGCCTTCACAAGTAGatgtttgtgaatatataaatatctgtACATAGATATCAACTATGCACCCATAATTTCCAGTGGAACTGCTTTGTTTTGTCCATGTCTACAAGCTTTTAGAGAATGTGCACAAATTAAAATGTTGAACGCACAAAGTGCAAACATAAACTAATTCATATAGACTTCCTACAGAAGATTCCTTACCATATTGTATCTTTATCGCTGAGCCTTACAGTATTCTAAACATTAACCACACAAATGCTTACTTCTATAATGTTATTGCTGTttgttaaatttaaatttatttaaaaaaataaataaataaataaaattaaaacactgagaaAGACAGACATAGGATACAGTTATGTTTGGTTCtggataaaaagataaaaaaatatataaaaatagaacaaaGAAAACACTTTCTTATAGGAACAAATGGATGTAATGCAAattatgactaaaataacaaaataaataaataattctaatGTATATTGCGAATTGTGTCACTAAAATTAAAAAGCAGCATGCCGGTAGCGACAGTTTAGTACATGTCTAGTACCGTTTAATACATTTCTGAAAAGTTGACCTACATATATACCTAATTATATACATGTTTTATTAAAGACCAACTGATATTTTGGGCAAAACTGTAACCATTTTTAAGTCATTGTTGCTTTAATATGTTTTGCTCCTTTTGCAGTGAAATGGTTGAATGCTTTAACCAGATCGCAGAAGACCCAGAATGCCGTGCGGTGGTCTTCTCAGCTGCTGGGAAGATTTTTACATCAGGTAAAGCAGTTCTCGCTTCTTGTGCTGCAGTGATGTACTAATGTACTGATAGTGCTAAGGACATTTTTAGATGATCTATTGTTGCTTTCCTCAGACCTATCAAAGTGGAAAATTTATTACTCtttgataaaatataataatgcacCAAGACAAAGTTGGTGAAATAGAAAGGTTATGCAACATTATACATGTTATTCATGTGAAGGTAATGATAATATCTGTAACTGATTACAAAATTACAGCTAGAGGACTAGTTTTTTTGGGAAAACTGTAAAGTTGAAATGAGGTTCTATTTCCCTGTTGGGCTACCGCTTCCCTGGACTAGCATTGCTGTGTGTAGGTGAGCATTGTTCTGCTGAAAACTgggttgtagaggcatgtctagcagtcaacaatctcttaCCACTTCTTTAAAGTAGTAAAGTGTCTTGTAGGGCAGAAGGGAGAAGCGCCTTTTAACGCCCTATTGTGGACATACTAAGTGTATAATCAGACCACACCTAGAATTTTTTATCAAGGAGTCTATATATACTCTCACTATACAATTTCAGACTTTGTGTAAGTATCTGTAATTAAATGAGATTAATGCTGAACATGTGGTGTCTGAGATATTGTGGAGCACAGCTAAATCTGATGTAAActctgtgtgtgtaggtgttgACATTATGGACATGGAGGGTGAAATCCTGAGCCCTGATGGAGACGACACCGCCAGGAAATCATGGCAAATTCGCCACATTATTATCAAACACCAGAAGACTTTCTCAGTCATTGAAAAGGTTAGCTCATCATATTATTTGTCATAGAGCATATGCTAAAATCCAGGAATAAAGGATAACAAGCATTTGTTAACAGTTCTTTGTcgtaagcaaccacctagcaacaccttagcaaccacctagcaaccacttatcaacaccatagcaaccacccccgataaccaaagcaacaccttagcaaccacctagcaaccacttagcaacaccataccaaccaccccggataccaaagcaacaccttagcaaccacctagcaaccacttagcaacaccataccaaccaccccggatatcatagcaacaccttagcaaccacatagcaacaccttagcaaccacctagcaacaccagtgCAACCACCCCgtatacaatagcaacaccttagcaaccacctagcaacaccttagcaaccacttagcaacaccttagcaaccacctagcagcaccagaGCAatcaccccggataccatagcaacaccttagcaaccacctagcaacaccttagcaaccacctagcaacaccagagcaaccaccccggataccatagcaacaccttagcaaccacctagcaacaccttagcaaccacctagcaatcacttagcaacaccataccaaccaccccggataccaaagcaacaccttagcaaccacctagcaaccacttagcaacaccataccaaccaccccggatatcatagcaacaccttagcaacaccttagcaaccacatagtaacaccttagcaaccacctagcaacaccagggCAACCACCCCgtatacaatagcaacaccttagcaaccacctagcaacaccttagcaaccaccccggataccatagcaacacttttttTAATCTCACTCCACCCTACGTCTGTTTCACTTTCTAATAGGTTTAGACTACTTACAAACCAACCAATACTGtggagatgagttgggaagttgagaATGaggatcatccaacatcttgacctcactaaagctcttgttgctgaatgcaatcaaatccttgcaacaatgctccaaaatctagtagaaagccttctccaGACAGTAAAGActgtaaactctttttaaatccccttgatttcagaagaaaattttagcatttagcagaagcatcaatacttttgtccgtatAGTGTATAGTTTGACTTGTTGACTGTGCTACAGATTTAATGGGTCATTTTTGTGTTgtcatgtataaatatatgtgaTGTTTCTGTGCAGTGTCCAAAGCCTGTTGTGGTGGCAGTGCAAGGGCCATGTATtggagcaggtcagtttccacaCATGTGAAAGTAACTGTGGTGAAAAGGTGTAGAATGTAAAtaatttaccatgtttttacaagGTTACTGAAATTTAATTAAACAGTCAATAGCTGTAAAATCATTCTTAACATTCTTAAGTAGAATGAGAAGcttacagtattttactgtatttttacagggTTACAGTTGAGTACATATGTGTAGActgtaaatggaaaaaaaatactgaattcagCTGAAAACACTAGTAGACATCTGGACGGCTGAATTTTGTGTGTATACTTGTTTATTTGTAACCCTTTACAACAatggtcacaaataacagtacttaatgaacattgttaaatggttaaataatgtctTATCTAATAATTAATTGGCTGCAACATTCCTGGAAAACCCCTGCTGTGTGTGTTGATAAGCATTATCCTACTGAAAAtgcattttacctttttttttttcttatttatttttttagggttAATACTGTGTAAATATGTGTAGGCTGTAAATAGACAaaagttattatattttattcccTAAGAATGTTGTAACTATTAATGAATTAAGACAGTTtataattagtattattaaataatgtttatataatataaagtgttttaatttacttttagagATAGACGTATGcactgtgtgtgttgtgctcTGGCAGGGGTAGACCTGATTACAGCCTGTGATATTCGTCTCTGTACGAAGGATGCTTGGTTTCAGGTGAAGGTAATACAGCACTTTTAATACAGTATTGTTTCCTGTGTCTCAGAGTAGAATTACTGGtctgtgtttaataataataattaataaacaaacatCACCTACATCACACCTAAATCactctcaatctcaatctcaatctaTCTTGTATTCAGGAGGTTGACGTCGGTTTGGCAGCAGATGTAGGAACTCTGCAGCGTCTTCCAAGTGCGATAGGCAGCCGCAGGTAGGGGTCATCATCTGCAGCCTAATATAAGCATCCAATATAATACAGCTaactaattgtttttatttatattctgtttttatttgtttttttatataatttttatttctaatttttcccaatttctccccaatttaaacggccaattacccaaccaactcattaggactccctctatcactagtaatgccctgaACACACAAGGAtggcgaagactagcacatgcttcctccgatacatgtgaagtcagccactgcttctttttcgagctgctgcagatgcagcattgccgagcagccaggttctgatacatcagctcacagacgccctgtgctgcagacatctcCCTAGGattaatgtggggagagagcgccatctacccacctggagggagcagggcctctgagcgccggcagcttgatttttatttatattctgtttctctttcagccTGGTGAATGAATTAGCCCTGACTGCAAGAAAAATGTTTTCAGATGAAGCTATGAGTTGTGGACTGGTCAGGTGTGTTACTGGTACTCTTTATTGTACATTACTGTATATTAACTGCTATTCCACTGGTTTTGAGTTCTGATCTGTTATTGTAGTGAATAAGTAGTTTTGCTgaactgtgtgtgtattttttatcTCCTGTTCTCTCTGCAGTCGTGTGCTTCCTGATAAAGAGACGATGTTAACAGCAGCGATGGAGATAGCAGGAGAGATCGCAGCCCGGAGTCCTGTTGCTGTTCAAGGAACCAAAATCAACCTGGTCTACTCCAGAGACCACAGTGTGTCTGAGAGTCTGGACTATATGGTAAGTATATGGCTGAGTGGCATTACAGGGTTTGCCAGCACTAGTCTGGGTCACTTTACCTCAAATATCTCAAATACTCACTGCCTTCATAACACAGCACGCAaatgtttaaatgatttaaaatgaccATCTCTACTAGTGGTTATGATAAATTACCTAGATAAGGTTAGGTAGAAGAGAAAAATGCCAAGTCTGCTCCACTCTGTGTTTACCTGCTTTGGTGTtacatacctggcaaccctgaatgTGGAACTTGGACAGTCAATCAGGTTAATCaggcaattaaaacaaaaaacactagtttagtccctgtaataaaaatattgcaaaataaaataagacaGTCTGGAGCACATATACATGAAACAATGGCACCATAGGTGAAGGGACATtggactagtatcatgtcccatgacttttgtcatgtcccatggaagctaaacaatgctgcactgacctgcgggATATGAGTGTGGGGTCCCCAGCACTGAATGTGGATCTGATTTCTGCTTAAGTCGCTTGTctattcacatggacaattccagccagatgctgccagtcacaatcattaccatccacttcATTGCACTGTcaactgtgtgtggtaatgcccTTACGACATATTCACAGTACATATGGAACACTAATGTAATGTTTAAGGCCTGTTAAACACTTTATCAATGCATTGCATCACCTTGCCATGGGCACAATTGTCTTTGTTCAGTTCCACTCACAAGCACAAGTCCCCTGAGCAATATATTTCTGTGCATTATCATCAGATCAAATGACAGTGATGCCTTTTCTCTGTCTCCACATCTTCAGGCTACATGGAACATGAGCATGCTGCAGACTAACGACCTCATGAAGTCAGCCCAGGCAGCCATGGAGAAGAAAAATCTCAAAGATGTTCCCTTCTCCAACCTCTGAACTGAGAGGACACACACTGAGGGAGAAGATCCAGTTcatatcttcgctgtccaatgaaaaacaggcaTCTCCtgttttgtcgatttttagtttaatacataatctgaacacacaaactgtcctctacaatttgttaaacatttttgatgaatggaccaatagaaattctccaaaatgaccttccattgaaagttaatggAACTGGtaagctgttttggagatacatgtttctcattggacagtgacaatttcACAGGGTCTGCAAAAACTGCCTGTTAATTCAGCTCTGATCTGAGTGGGTTTAGCACCAACATTTATTGAGTTTCCATGTTATTAAAATCTTCATCATTCTAATAACTTATTCTTCACTAATCAATAATGTTTGATTTAACCTGGACTCATTCAGCTAAAAGTCATATATTTAGCCATTGGATACTGTGTGTGGGTGACCTGTATATGAAAGAGTGTAAAAGTGCTGTTTATTTGTTggtatattattgtattttctgcattaaattgcttatatttatatacatgtaATATGTTTCGTGTAACATTTGTCTCTTTTGTCTAGTTGGTAGGAATTAAACCctgttatacagctctgttaaaaaaaaataaaataccacttctgaatcagtttctctgattttgctatttataggtttatgtttgagtaaaataaacattgttgttttattctataaactacagacattttcccaaattccaaataaaaatattgtaatttattcgcagaaaatgagaaatggctaaaataacaaaaaagatgcagagctttcagacctcaaataaggcaaaaaaaaaaaaaacaagttcatattcataaagttttaagagttcagaaatcaatatttagtggaattatcctggtttttaatcacaggtttcatgcatcttggcatgttctcctccaccagtcttacacactgcttttggataactttatgcaactcctggtgcaaaactttaagcagttcagcttggtttgatggcttgtgatcatccatcttcctcttgattatattccagagattttcaatttggtaaaattaaagaaactagtACAGAAcctagatacatacatacatgcattttTCTGCATTGGAATAATTAGTGGAATGTGGAGGCCTGATCTCAGTATGAATTATGGCTGACCAGCTGAAATTCAGCTTTGCTTCATGTTTGTGAATAAATCatatgtagtaaaatatgataccGTAGCATCAGTATCATATGATTATTGAGCGTCCTAGTTTCAAGTGATCATTTTTAGCTGAGTCTTCTGTTTAATGGAGATCCACAAAGAGGCTATAAATAGTTCTCACACACTGTAGTACTATGATACACTGATGGACATTTAGgtttacactaaatattgatcTAAAACACTAATAATCATGACGAGTCAGTGGGTTGCAATGATGCTACTTATCAGCAGTGTCTATTCTGGTAAGAATGATTATTTACTTAATGATCTATTGAATTAATGTtgaaatatgtgtaaatatatgtagtTTTACTgtcatattttttaatatttcaattaATAGTACAAATATTTGATTTGACTACATTTGACTTGGGGGAAAAGCAAAAGTACCCGTTTTGAAATGTATAAAAGTGCTAAAGAACTAGAATTTTACAAtgcaataatttattaaaacaggaTCATATTGTAAATGTTTACTGTAAAAATGACAGCAGTTGTTTACAGTGATTTTTTGTATTAGCCGACAACAGACATTAAAAATTCAGCAACACATGTTcctttaaataaattattcatcTAAATAATATAACTTTACTATTAactattgtccgtagtttattgaataaaacaacaatgtacattttacagaaacatatacctataaatagcaataaataggagaaactgattcagaaactgcattttacacagtttttgtttttttattagatgTAAAGTACTTTATGGACCTGGCTTGTAACTCACTTACATTTAGCGTGTGTTCTTAACAAGAGGCTGCTATAAGTACTCAAACAGTGTGTGGTGCTGCACTTCAGTACTGAGTTGACTGCAGTATAAGCCAAACTCTGGAAGGTTCTAACTGGTATTTCAGGACGTGTACTCTGGAAGATGAAGGAACGTGCCATCAACGTGCAGGAGGAGACTGTCAGGGAGCTTCTGACATTGAACACAGACACCACATTGAGACCAGTAGAGGGTGATATACGCCAACCATTGGATCACTTCAACCGCAGAAATACCAGAACCTTCCCTCAGGTAGGAAAATTTaggtaaaataagaaaaagaaggcAAATAATCTTCACCACAGATTTTCTGATgatcatctcttttttttttacgccaCAGAGGTTTTTCATAAATGAAGCGTACTGGAAGCATCCTCATGGGCCTGTGTTCCTCTACATAGGAGGCGAAGGGCCTCTATCTGAATTCAGTGTATTGGCTGGTATTATTGGCATTTTATTGCAGACTTacagggggttggacaatgaaactgaaacacctgtcattttagtgtgggaggtttcatggctaaattggagcagcctggtggccgatctttattaattgcacattgcaccagtaagagcagagtgaggGTTCAATTAGAttcaggataagagcacagttttgctcaacatattgcaatgcacacaacattatgggagacataccagagttcaaaagaggacaaattgttggtgcacgtcttgctggcgcatctgtgaccaagtctttgtgatgtatcaagagccacggtatccagggtaatgtcagcaaccacatccaacaggaccaaccacatccaacaggattaactgtggatgctgtaagaggaagctgtctgaaagggatgttcgggggctaacccggattgtgtccaaaaaacataaaaccacggctgcccaaatcacggcagaattcaatgtgcacctcaactctcctgtttccaccaggactgtccgtcaccacaataaattattgtggtctaaaaccaggtgtttcagttttattgtccaacccctgtagataaacatttatttatggcCTGTTGCCTATATTGTGGATAATTCTGTCTACTGTTCCTCTGTTCTTTAGGTCATCATGTGACCATGGCTAAGCAGCAGGGGGCTCTGCTGGTGGCTCTGGAGCATCGTTTCTATGGAAGAAGCATCATCCCAGGAGGACTGGAGCCACAGAATCTGCAGTACCTCTCCAGTCAGCAGGCGTAAGTGTACACCCACCAAGCACTCTTCAACAGGCATCATCTGATGAAATTCAGTAAGCTTTCTCTGATGACTTCTGTTTTCCTTGATGCTTAGCCTTGCTGATCTGGCAGCATTCCACCAGCACATCAGCCAGAAGTACAACCTCACCTACAGGAACATCTGGATCAGTTTTGGAGGCTCATATGCTGGTGCTCTCTCTGCGTGGTTCAGGGGAAAGGTGTGTGCAAGTCTTTGTTCATTGGTTCTAACTATACATGCACTAAATAAGCCATTTATGAGCAATTCCACAAAGTACCTTTTTCCAAAGAACCTTTAAATAGCAGGACTAATTATTTCCCTTCTTCTCCTTTCTATTTTCTAATATTCATGCTTTTTAAGatattaaagaaaaacatttttcctCAGATACTTAATAATGAATCATTGTGATTTCTTGAACTGGCTTAAACTGGTTCTTCACTGTCACTGTAACTCTAGTTATTCCTCTACAACtctgtatctatttatctattttgttatctttgcaatgactttattacagcacttcacctgtcagacctctaattcttcttttcactgctgaaactgagacttcaGAGTCCagtttaagctgagctaaaggagttgccatgtgggtcagccagacatgatTTTTCCTtcaccagttttctccagtttctaagagtcttttgaaggtgtagacaCCTTCTCAGTTCTCGCTGCTCTCTGGCtgcatctgtaatttctctaaggAAAACacttatactttaaatagttagGGAgttctttgtctttctgtctgttccAGCATTGCCTTACTacatttttaaagctcagtttattttccTTTAGATATCTATTAGCAGTCCATGAAATCCATTGCGCTGGGACAAATTGACATGAATATTTGAAATATGGTCACTGTTTTGTTTTAAACTGCATTTGCAGCATTTGGGGAAAGGATCATCAatgtgacagagagagtgtgtgtgtgtgtgtgtgtgtgtgtgtgtgtgtgtgtgtgtgtgtgtgtgtgtgtgtgtgtgtgtgtgtgtgtgtgtgtgtgtgtgtgtgtgttatagtttCCTCACCTTGTCTATGGCGCTGTGGCATCCTCCGCCCCAGTTCAGGCAAAGCTGGACTTCTCCAGTTATACCACGGTAAGATAATTATGccacactaacatgccaaaagtcatagggcAAGAACTATTATTATATCCCATTTCACCATGTTCCTACACTAACGTATGGGGTACGCATATCGGGGCATCCAGCATTAaatgcgctgtccactgtgagtggtaatcaATGCCTTCTACAGTGCATTCTcaatacacatgtgacactgtggatcaaggaatgcaAAGTGCCTGCATTTACATTTATTCgtacatttattgtacaataaatcgatattgcaattattgtgacaggcctaattaggTCCTTTCacataattttggttgccaaatatttgctgCATCCCTAATATTGGTAGGTACAGTTTTTAAAAATGCTagaaaaaattattttgtatagagcaaaaaaaaaagaggcatgACATTGCATATGAAATTGCATGCCCTGCATTGTGTTGACTATTGCTAATGCACACATTGCGATAGAGATGCTGAAATTAAATATTGTGCAGATATATTGTTCTTTGATAAGTTGGTGGCTTCTACTCCTCTGTGTAATGTCTGCAGGTGGTTGGTCGTAGTCTTATGGATGAGAGTGTGGGCGGCTCTGAGAAGGTAAGGTTTCAGtgtgttgtgtttctgtgtgtatttgtttgtctTTGTATGattagagtgtgtgtttgagtgtgtaatCTGGTGTGCTCAGTGTGTGAAGGCTGTGTGGGAGGCCTTTGCGGCggtggaagctgctctgctgagGGGTGAAGAGACGCAGGTGGGGAAGGACTTCAGCTGCTGTGAAACACCAAAGAGTCTTGAAGACCAGACGGAGCTTCTGCGGAGCCTGGCTGACATCTTCATGGGAACCGTCCAGTACAACGAGGAAGTGGGGCTGCTGACCATCGCCCGTCTCTGCAGCATCATGACCAATCAGAGTAAAGCTTATGTCGAGGGGAAGGAGGCCTATGACAGACTGGTCAGACTGGCAGCGGTGTGGAAATGCCTTCATTTATAATTATTAAgctaaatatttcttaaaaaacattttgctgcaTATTGCTAATACTGTTATACtgatactgtatctgtatcagtGCTGATACTGGCATTTACACACAGTATCGTATCAGCAATAGAGAAATATGATTACATGAAAAACAGTTACAGATGCTTATGCACACAACTGTATTTATTATTCTTCATTATTCTTACATTTTACTCAATTGTGTGGCAATTTGTGTTTTTCAAAGTAATCAGTTATTCAAATCAAATCCAATTTTATTATCAAATCACAgaagtacaggtgtacaggtgagtgaaaaacttgggtgcaggttcccactaATGTGcaaagaacaatatttacaacatagagtagaataagtaaaataaaatagaaaatatcacaaaaaaatatataaatcatagGGTCATATGATTTATTCAACCAGTAACTGCTGCTCTTTGAAGCTTTTTATTTCTTGTATGGGGTACAGGAA includes the following:
- the LOC103045980 gene encoding thymus-specific serine protease, translating into MTSQWVAMMLLISSVYSGRVLWKMKERAINVQEETVRELLTLNTDTTLRPVEGDIRQPLDHFNRRNTRTFPQRFFINEAYWKHPHGPVFLYIGGEGPLSEFSVLAGHHVTMAKQQGALLVALEHRFYGRSIIPGGLEPQNLQYLSSQQALADLAAFHQHISQKYNLTYRNIWISFGGSYAGALSAWFRGKFPHLVYGAVASSAPVQAKLDFSSYTTVVGRSLMDESVGGSEKCVKAVWEAFAAVEAALLRGEETQVGKDFSCCETPKSLEDQTELLRSLADIFMGTVQYNEEVGLLTIARLCSIMTNQSKAYVEGKEAYDRLVRLAAIYRTMEKETCLEVSYEKSILDLNTTTHVSSGYRQWFYQTCTEFGFYQTCEDATCPFSRMMNLQTEIQLCPLLFSIPQHTLPSNIAFTNLYYGGDQPQTQRVLYVNGDTDPWMALSVVRNGTNEDKHRAILIHSSAHCADMNPTRARDRASLLQARQEIESLVEAWLKNAAQEHMI
- the LOC103040349 gene encoding delta(3,5)-Delta(2,4)-dienoyl-CoA isomerase, mitochondrial, whose protein sequence is MSSIIRCALFGSRRLHHPALNAVRAMSASGPTPPFTTLSISQPATHVTHVELHRPQKYNSMNKVFWSEMVECFNQIAEDPECRAVVFSAAGKIFTSGVDIMDMEGEILSPDGDDTARKSWQIRHIIIKHQKTFSVIEKCPKPVVVAVQGPCIGAGVDLITACDIRLCTKDAWFQVKEVDVGLAADVGTLQRLPSAIGSRSLVNELALTARKMFSDEAMSCGLVSRVLPDKETMLTAAMEIAGEIAARSPVAVQGTKINLVYSRDHSVSESLDYMATWNMSMLQTNDLMKSAQAAMEKKNLKDVPFSNL